In the genome of Bradyrhizobium arachidis, one region contains:
- the tyrS gene encoding tyrosine--tRNA ligase gives MTAFKSDFLNTLQERGFIHQCSDFEGLDALAAKGEATTYVGYDCTARSLHIGNYLTMMMLYWLQQSGNKPITLMGGGTTMVGDPSGKDETRAMRTVAEIEANKESIRGVFAKVLRYGEGKSDAIMLDNAEWLTKLNWIEMLRDVGRHFSVNRMLTMDSVRLRLEREQEMSFIEFNYMVCQAYDFVELAKRTGCRLQMGGSDQWGNIIMGVDLGRRMGTHQLFALTTPLLTTASGAKMGKTAQGAVWLNADQFSPYDFWQYWRNTEDADVGKFLKLFTTLPMSEIKKLEALGGSEINEAKKVLATEATALLHGRDAANEAAETARRTFEEGALAESLPTVEIPRGELDAGLGVLNAFVKAGLVASNGEARRQIKGGGLRVNDEPVTDEKMALSAGNLTPEGVIKLSFGKKKHVLIRPA, from the coding sequence ATGACTGCATTTAAATCGGATTTCCTCAACACCCTGCAAGAGCGTGGATTCATCCACCAATGCTCCGATTTCGAGGGGCTGGACGCGCTCGCCGCCAAGGGCGAGGCGACCACCTATGTCGGCTACGATTGCACCGCCCGCTCGCTGCATATCGGCAACTACCTGACCATGATGATGCTGTACTGGCTCCAGCAGTCCGGCAACAAGCCGATCACGCTGATGGGCGGCGGCACCACGATGGTGGGCGATCCCTCCGGCAAGGACGAGACGCGTGCGATGCGCACCGTCGCCGAGATCGAGGCCAACAAGGAATCGATCCGCGGCGTGTTCGCAAAGGTGCTGCGCTATGGCGAGGGCAAGAGCGACGCCATCATGCTCGACAATGCGGAATGGCTGACCAAGCTGAACTGGATCGAGATGCTGCGCGACGTCGGCCGGCACTTCTCGGTCAACCGCATGCTGACCATGGATTCCGTGCGGCTGCGCCTCGAGCGCGAGCAGGAGATGAGCTTCATCGAATTCAACTACATGGTCTGCCAGGCCTACGACTTCGTCGAACTCGCCAAGCGTACCGGCTGCCGGCTCCAGATGGGTGGCTCGGACCAGTGGGGCAACATCATCATGGGCGTCGATCTCGGCCGCCGCATGGGCACGCACCAGCTGTTCGCGCTGACGACGCCGCTCTTGACCACCGCCTCGGGCGCCAAGATGGGCAAGACCGCGCAAGGCGCGGTGTGGCTCAACGCCGACCAGTTCTCGCCCTATGATTTCTGGCAGTACTGGCGCAACACCGAGGACGCCGACGTCGGCAAGTTCCTGAAGCTGTTCACGACGCTGCCAATGAGCGAGATCAAAAAGCTCGAGGCGCTCGGCGGCTCCGAGATCAACGAGGCCAAGAAGGTGCTCGCGACCGAAGCGACCGCGCTGCTGCACGGCCGCGACGCCGCGAACGAAGCCGCTGAAACCGCGCGCCGCACGTTCGAGGAAGGCGCGCTGGCCGAAAGCCTCCCGACCGTGGAAATTCCGCGCGGCGAATTGGACGCCGGCCTCGGCGTGCTCAACGCTTTCGTCAAGGCGGGCCTTGTTGCCTCCAACGGCGAGGCGCGGCGCCAGATCAAGGGCGGCGGCCTCCGCGTCAACGATGAGCCCGTGACCGACGAGAAGATGGCGCTGTCGGCCGGCAATCTGACGCCGGAAGGCGTGATCAAGCTGTCCTTCGGTAAGAAGAAGCACGTCTTGATCAGGCCTGCATAG
- a CDS encoding anhydro-N-acetylmuramic acid kinase: MMLTALGLMSGTSLDGVDVALIETDGKQVKAFGPSGYRPYGPAERNLLRQALSEAVHLPRRDARPGILAEAERAVTQAHAEAVAAFVAQNRMRPEDIDIVGFHGQTVLHRPEKRMTVQIGDGPALARAIHIPVMHDFRAADVEAGGQGAPFVPVYHRALANSLEREGPIVVVNIGGVSNITYIDGNDTLIACDTGPGNALLDDFMYRTMNQAFDAEGKFAALGNADDAWIARALELPFFASPPPKSLDRNDFAALKLGEVAPADGAATLTAFTAAAIARVIPLLPRRPRSWIVCGGGARNLTMLRMLRERVGSATVEAAETLGWASDAIEAQAFGFLAARGLKGLPLSYPATTGVPMPMTGGVIARP; encoded by the coding sequence ATGATGTTGACGGCACTCGGCTTGATGAGCGGCACCTCGCTGGACGGGGTGGATGTCGCGCTGATCGAGACCGATGGAAAACAGGTGAAGGCATTCGGACCGTCCGGCTACCGGCCCTATGGCCCGGCGGAGCGCAATCTGCTGCGCCAGGCGCTGTCCGAGGCCGTGCACCTGCCGCGGCGCGATGCCCGGCCGGGCATCCTGGCCGAGGCCGAGCGCGCGGTGACGCAGGCGCATGCCGAGGCGGTCGCCGCCTTCGTCGCCCAGAACCGGATGCGGCCGGAGGATATCGACATCGTCGGTTTCCATGGCCAGACCGTGCTGCACCGTCCCGAGAAGCGGATGACGGTTCAGATCGGCGATGGGCCGGCGCTCGCCAGGGCGATCCATATTCCCGTGATGCATGATTTCCGCGCCGCCGACGTCGAGGCGGGCGGGCAGGGCGCGCCGTTCGTGCCGGTCTACCACCGCGCGCTCGCCAATTCGCTGGAGCGCGAAGGGCCGATCGTCGTGGTCAATATCGGCGGCGTCTCCAACATCACCTATATCGACGGCAACGACACGCTGATCGCTTGCGACACGGGGCCCGGCAACGCGCTGCTCGACGATTTCATGTACCGGACCATGAACCAGGCGTTCGATGCGGAGGGTAAGTTCGCCGCGCTCGGCAACGCGGACGACGCCTGGATCGCGCGGGCGCTGGAATTGCCGTTCTTCGCAAGCCCGCCGCCGAAATCGCTCGACCGCAACGATTTCGCCGCGCTCAAGCTCGGCGAGGTCGCGCCGGCCGATGGTGCGGCGACGCTGACGGCCTTCACCGCGGCGGCGATCGCCCGCGTCATACCGCTGCTGCCGCGGCGGCCGCGGAGCTGGATCGTCTGCGGCGGCGGCGCCCGCAACCTCACCATGCTCCGCATGCTGCGGGAGCGGGTGGGCTCGGCCACCGTCGAGGCGGCCGAGACGCTGGGCTGGGCCTCCGACGCCATCGAGGCGCAGGCCTTCGGCTTCCTCGCCGCGCGCGGCCTCAAGGGCCTGCCGCTGTCCTATCCGGCGACCACGGGCGTGCCGATGCCGATGACCGGCGGGGTGATCGCCAGACCCTAG
- a CDS encoding glutathione S-transferase family protein: MTSSLKLISHKLCPYVQRAVIALKEKGVPFERIDIDLANKPDWFLRISPLGKVPVLVVTTDKGEVALFESNVICEYIEETQAGAKLHPADALKRAEHRAWMEFGSAILGDLWGLETTTDPATFESKRQALVAKFARVEAALGAGPYFAGEAFSLVDAVFAPVFRYFDLFDELAEHGIFRDVPKVRAWRAELAKRPSVGTAVGADYPQLLRAFLVRHDAHLLKLAA; this comes from the coding sequence ATGACATCTTCGCTCAAGCTCATCAGCCACAAGCTTTGCCCCTATGTGCAGCGCGCCGTGATCGCGCTCAAAGAGAAGGGCGTTCCGTTCGAGCGGATCGATATCGACCTCGCCAACAAGCCCGACTGGTTCTTGAGGATCTCGCCGCTCGGCAAGGTGCCGGTGCTGGTGGTGACGACGGACAAGGGCGAGGTGGCCTTGTTCGAGAGCAACGTGATCTGCGAGTACATCGAGGAGACGCAAGCCGGCGCCAAGCTGCATCCGGCGGATGCCTTGAAGCGTGCCGAGCACCGCGCCTGGATGGAATTCGGTTCGGCGATCCTCGGCGATCTCTGGGGCCTGGAGACCACGACGGATCCGGCGACCTTCGAAAGCAAGCGCCAGGCGCTTGTCGCGAAGTTCGCGCGCGTCGAAGCCGCGCTCGGCGCAGGGCCTTATTTCGCTGGCGAAGCGTTCAGCCTGGTCGATGCGGTGTTCGCGCCGGTCTTTCGCTATTTCGATCTGTTCGACGAGCTGGCCGAGCATGGCATCTTTAGGGATGTGCCGAAGGTCCGCGCCTGGCGCGCTGAGCTCGCAAAGCGCCCGAGCGTCGGCACTGCGGTCGGGGCGGACTATCCGCAGCTGCTCCGCGCCTTCCTCGTCCGGCACGATGCGCATCTCCTCAAGCTCGCGGCCTGA
- a CDS encoding cysteine desulfurase family protein codes for MPRRVYLDWNATTPLRTEARAAMLAAWDLIGNPSSVHAEGREARRLVEEARSALAAATGALPRNVVFTSAGTEANALALAPGLKSPSGGPVERLLVSAIEHASVLAGGRFQANRIGQIRVTRSGVIDLDHLKEQLGDGPLALVSIMAANNETGAVQPVAEAARIVHEAGGLLHVDAIQALGKIAFNINAVGADLATFSGHKIGGPKGVGALVVAEGIAGLEPVLRGGGQELNRRAGTENVAGIAGFGAAVRAALQTLPEDVERMTTLRNRLENGLRGVAGGTIFADDVERLPNTVLFTAPGLKAETAVIGFDLEGVAVSSGSACSSGKVQPSHVLSAMGYDATVAQGAVRLSLGWSTEPNDINRALEAWRKLGNTLLRA; via the coding sequence ATGCCGCGCCGCGTTTATCTCGACTGGAATGCGACCACGCCGCTCCGCACTGAAGCGCGGGCCGCGATGCTCGCTGCCTGGGACCTGATCGGCAATCCGTCGTCGGTTCATGCCGAGGGGCGCGAGGCGCGACGGCTGGTCGAGGAGGCACGGAGCGCGCTTGCAGCGGCCACCGGTGCGCTGCCGCGGAACGTCGTCTTCACCTCCGCTGGAACCGAAGCCAACGCGCTGGCGCTCGCGCCGGGCCTGAAGAGTCCGTCTGGCGGTCCTGTCGAACGGCTGCTGGTCTCGGCGATCGAGCATGCCTCGGTGCTGGCAGGCGGCCGATTCCAGGCCAATAGAATCGGTCAAATCCGGGTCACGCGCTCGGGCGTGATCGACCTCGATCATCTGAAGGAACAGCTGGGCGACGGTCCGCTGGCGCTGGTCTCGATCATGGCGGCCAACAACGAGACCGGCGCGGTTCAGCCGGTCGCTGAAGCGGCGCGGATCGTCCACGAGGCCGGCGGCCTCCTGCATGTCGACGCGATCCAGGCGCTCGGCAAAATTGCTTTCAATATTAACGCGGTAGGCGCGGACCTTGCGACCTTTTCTGGGCACAAGATCGGCGGCCCAAAGGGCGTCGGCGCGCTGGTCGTCGCCGAGGGAATCGCCGGACTGGAGCCGGTGCTGCGCGGCGGCGGGCAGGAGCTGAACCGCCGCGCGGGAACCGAGAACGTCGCAGGCATCGCCGGGTTCGGTGCGGCGGTGAGGGCGGCGCTTCAGACTCTCCCGGAAGATGTGGAGCGGATGACAACCCTCAGGAATCGCTTGGAAAATGGACTTCGCGGCGTCGCCGGAGGCACCATCTTTGCCGACGACGTGGAGCGGCTGCCAAACACGGTCCTTTTCACCGCACCCGGCCTGAAGGCCGAGACTGCCGTGATCGGCTTCGACCTCGAAGGAGTCGCTGTCTCCTCTGGCTCCGCCTGCTCGTCCGGCAAGGTCCAGCCGTCCCACGTACTGTCAGCCATGGGGTATGATGCCACCGTGGCCCAGGGAGCGGTGCGTCTCAGTCTGGGCTGGTCCACGGAGCCAAATGACATCAATAGGGCGTTAGAGGCTTGGCGAAAGCTGGGTAATACCCTACTTAGAGCGTAA
- a CDS encoding DMT family transporter: MSSSVAWLMLVIAGALDVGWAISMKYAEGYTRAGWSIASLVLLAAFVFLLGRALKVLEVGVAYSVWTGIGAAGTFLLGVVLFGETLSAMKLVGIVLVLMGITALKLA; this comes from the coding sequence ATGTCGTCATCCGTCGCCTGGCTGATGCTGGTGATCGCCGGCGCGCTCGATGTGGGCTGGGCGATCTCGATGAAGTACGCAGAAGGCTACACGCGGGCGGGGTGGAGCATCGCTTCGCTGGTGCTGCTCGCAGCCTTCGTGTTCCTGCTCGGGCGCGCGCTGAAGGTGCTCGAAGTCGGCGTTGCCTATTCGGTGTGGACCGGCATCGGGGCTGCCGGCACGTTCCTGTTGGGAGTCGTGCTGTTCGGGGAAACGCTCAGCGCTATGAAGCTCGTAGGTATCGTGCTGGTGCTGATGGGGATTACCGCGCTCAAGCTGGCCTAA
- a CDS encoding MFS transporter yields MDQNTPKQSTAGTSKDSIAATSQGAVRIALTVLALCFTLAVLGRGLGDSFTVFLKPISESFGWDRAQIVSVYSLTWLASGLTAPFVGRLFDHSGPRIVYALGLLLLGAAFLIAAHAQHLWQFQLSIGLCVGIGVAFIGIVPNSILLGRWFGPRLPTAMSVVYSAMGGGVLALLPASQLLIDHIGWRDTYQLFGFAALGLLVPLLLLPWRLFAAGSPHVVKKTDPNFVDNGWTLLGAMRHHAFWALFSTFFFTAVGMYAIAAQIVAYLIDAGFPPLQAATAWGFSGVVLVFGMLGVSALDGLIGRRPSVLLSYAISILGIVLLWLLQYSPNILLLTGFVVCFGSMMGSRGPLISATAMRIFQGKRVGTIYGTISIGSGLGSAFGSWSGGLIHDATHGYNALLAFALASVVLGMIPFLIVPALRR; encoded by the coding sequence ATGGATCAGAACACGCCCAAGCAATCGACGGCGGGAACGAGCAAGGATAGCATTGCGGCGACGTCGCAAGGCGCCGTTCGCATCGCGCTCACCGTGCTCGCGCTCTGCTTCACGCTCGCGGTTCTCGGCCGCGGGCTCGGCGACAGCTTTACCGTGTTCCTGAAGCCGATCTCGGAAAGCTTCGGCTGGGACCGCGCGCAGATCGTGTCGGTTTATTCCCTCACCTGGCTCGCGAGCGGCCTCACCGCCCCCTTCGTCGGCCGCCTGTTCGACCATTCCGGACCGCGCATCGTCTATGCGCTCGGCCTGCTGCTGCTCGGCGCGGCGTTCCTGATCGCGGCGCATGCGCAGCATCTATGGCAGTTCCAGCTCTCGATCGGCCTCTGCGTCGGCATCGGCGTCGCTTTCATCGGTATCGTGCCGAACTCGATCCTGCTCGGCCGCTGGTTCGGGCCGCGTCTGCCGACCGCGATGTCGGTGGTCTATTCGGCAATGGGCGGCGGCGTGCTGGCGCTGCTGCCGGCCTCGCAGCTCCTGATCGACCATATTGGCTGGCGCGACACCTACCAGCTGTTCGGCTTCGCAGCCTTGGGCCTGCTGGTGCCGCTGTTGCTGCTGCCGTGGCGGCTGTTCGCCGCGGGCTCGCCTCATGTCGTGAAGAAGACCGATCCGAACTTCGTCGACAATGGCTGGACGCTGCTCGGCGCGATGCGCCATCACGCCTTCTGGGCGCTGTTCTCGACCTTCTTCTTCACCGCCGTCGGAATGTATGCGATCGCCGCGCAGATCGTGGCCTATCTGATCGATGCCGGCTTCCCGCCGCTCCAGGCTGCGACCGCCTGGGGTTTTTCCGGCGTCGTGCTGGTGTTCGGAATGCTCGGCGTGTCCGCGCTCGACGGCCTGATCGGGCGCCGGCCCTCGGTGCTTTTGAGTTACGCGATCTCGATCCTCGGCATCGTCCTGCTGTGGCTGCTGCAGTACTCGCCCAACATCCTGCTGCTGACCGGCTTCGTCGTCTGCTTCGGCAGCATGATGGGCTCGCGCGGCCCGCTGATCAGCGCGACCGCGATGCGGATCTTCCAGGGCAAGCGCGTCGGCACCATCTATGGCACGATCTCAATCGGCAGCGGGCTGGGCTCGGCATTCGGCTCCTGGAGCGGCGGCCTGATCCACGATGCGACGCACGGCTACAACGCGTTGCTCGCCTTCGCACTTGCGAGCGTGGTGCTCGGGATGATCCCGTTCCTGATCGTGCCCGCCTTGCGGCGCTAG
- a CDS encoding DoxX family protein, producing the protein MDFPYLVRFQPVLLSLFRFITGLLLFQYGVAKLFKFPVLPYFANIPPLIYVAGTLELVLGALLMIGLFTRLSAFILSGEMAFAYFMGHMFKGETPVFLPLLNGGTAAILFCFACLYLSAAGGGSVSADAAMGKK; encoded by the coding sequence ATGGACTTTCCCTATCTCGTTCGCTTTCAACCGGTTCTCTTGAGCCTGTTTCGCTTCATCACCGGCTTGCTGCTGTTCCAGTATGGCGTCGCCAAGCTGTTCAAGTTTCCGGTGCTTCCCTACTTCGCGAACATTCCGCCGCTGATCTATGTGGCCGGTACGCTCGAGCTCGTGCTCGGCGCGCTGCTGATGATCGGCCTGTTCACGCGCCTCAGCGCTTTCATCCTCTCGGGTGAGATGGCCTTCGCTTACTTCATGGGCCACATGTTCAAGGGCGAGACGCCGGTGTTCCTGCCGCTGCTCAATGGCGGCACCGCGGCGATCCTGTTCTGCTTCGCGTGCCTCTATCTCTCGGCGGCCGGCGGCGGCTCGGTCAGCGCCGATGCGGCGATGGGCAAGAAATAA
- a CDS encoding alpha/beta hydrolase: protein MPEVIFAGPAGRLEGRYHPAKQKNAPIAMILHPHPQFHGTMNHQIVYQCYYAFAHRGFSVLRFNFRGVGRSQGSFDHGTGELSDAAAALDWAQTINPEARACWVAGFSFGAWIGMQLLMRRPEVEGFISIAPPANLYDFSFLAPCPSSGLIVHGEKDAVVPPKDVNTLVEKLKTQKGIVIDQQIIPGANHFFDAKLEPLMETITAYLDMRLANVR from the coding sequence ATGCCTGAAGTCATTTTCGCCGGCCCTGCTGGCCGTCTCGAAGGCCGCTATCACCCGGCCAAGCAGAAGAACGCGCCGATCGCGATGATCCTGCATCCGCATCCGCAGTTTCACGGCACGATGAATCATCAGATCGTGTACCAGTGCTACTACGCCTTCGCGCACCGCGGCTTCTCGGTGCTGCGCTTCAACTTTCGCGGCGTCGGCCGCAGCCAGGGCTCGTTCGACCACGGCACCGGCGAATTGTCGGATGCGGCCGCCGCGCTCGACTGGGCGCAGACCATCAATCCCGAGGCACGCGCCTGCTGGGTCGCCGGCTTCTCCTTCGGCGCCTGGATCGGCATGCAGCTCCTGATGCGCCGTCCCGAGGTCGAGGGTTTCATCTCGATCGCGCCGCCGGCCAATCTCTACGACTTCTCGTTCCTCGCACCCTGCCCCTCGTCCGGCCTGATCGTGCATGGCGAGAAGGACGCAGTGGTGCCGCCGAAGGACGTCAACACGCTGGTCGAGAAGCTGAAGACGCAGAAGGGCATCGTGATCGACCAGCAGATCATCCCCGGCGCCAACCACTTCTTCGACGCCAAGCTCGAGCCGCTGATGGAGACCATCACGGCGTATCTCGACATGCGCCTCGCCAACGTCCGATAA